The Staphylococcus sp. KG4-3 genome has a window encoding:
- a CDS encoding MBL fold metallo-hydrolase — MKLGDFSVHYLNGGITNIDGGAMFGVVPRALWTKKYEVNEKNQIPLPTHPILIQTGDKNVIIDTGIGFGKLTDKERRNFGAEYESHINDDLEALDMTTKDIDYVLMTHMHFDHAAGLTDDEGHAIFENAIHIIQQDEWHEFQSPNLRSKSTYWTKNNGDFQRKLLLFDEEMEVLPGVNIMHTGGHSFGHSIITIESKGEKAIHMGDIFPTIAHRNPLWVTAYDDYPMQSIREKERLIPNYILNDYWFLYYHDVNYFAVKFDKQSMTEIETFISRD, encoded by the coding sequence ATGAAATTAGGAGATTTTAGCGTACATTATTTAAACGGGGGTATTACAAATATTGATGGAGGGGCCATGTTTGGTGTTGTACCTCGAGCTTTATGGACAAAAAAATACGAAGTGAATGAAAAGAATCAAATTCCTTTACCTACGCATCCAATATTAATACAAACTGGTGATAAAAATGTCATTATAGATACTGGTATTGGATTTGGTAAATTAACAGATAAAGAACGTAGAAATTTTGGTGCAGAATACGAAAGTCATATTAATGATGATTTAGAAGCATTGGATATGACAACAAAGGATATTGATTATGTGTTAATGACACATATGCATTTTGACCATGCTGCAGGCTTAACTGATGATGAGGGACATGCGATTTTTGAAAATGCTATTCATATTATTCAGCAAGACGAGTGGCATGAATTTCAAAGCCCGAACTTGAGAAGTAAATCAACTTATTGGACGAAGAATAACGGTGATTTCCAAAGAAAATTATTGTTATTTGATGAAGAAATGGAAGTTTTACCAGGTGTTAACATCATGCATACTGGGGGACATAGCTTTGGTCATTCTATTATTACGATAGAGAGTAAAGGTGAAAAAGCTATTCACATGGGAGACATATTCCCGACAATTGCTCATAGAAACCCGTTGTGGGTAACTGCTTATGATGACTATCCTATGCAGTCAATAAGAGAGAAAGAACGCTTGATTCCCAATTATATTTTAAATGATTACTGGTTCTTGTATTATCATGATGTGAATTATTTTGCAGTGAAATTTGATAAACAGAGTATGACAGAAATTGAAACATTTATTTCTAGAGATTAA
- the trmB gene encoding tRNA (guanosine(46)-N7)-methyltransferase TrmB, producing the protein MRMRYKPWAEDYLKKEPNIVDLDGSHAGQISDWFDNDQPIYIEIGSGMGQFITTLAAQNPEINFISMEREKSVMVKVLDKVLDQGLTNIKLICNDAIELNEYFKDEEISRIYLNFSDPWPKKRHTKRRLTYHTYLALYKQVLKKDGELHFKTDNRGLFAYSLESMSQFGMYFTKINLNLHQEDVETNIETEYERKFSDKGSRIYRMEAKFH; encoded by the coding sequence ATGAGAATGCGCTACAAGCCGTGGGCGGAAGACTACTTAAAAAAAGAACCGAATATAGTGGATCTCGACGGTAGTCATGCAGGGCAAATCAGTGATTGGTTTGATAATGATCAACCGATTTATATTGAAATAGGTTCAGGAATGGGACAGTTTATAACTACGCTTGCTGCACAAAATCCTGAAATTAATTTTATTTCAATGGAACGGGAAAAAAGCGTAATGGTTAAAGTTCTAGATAAAGTATTAGACCAAGGTTTAACTAATATTAAACTCATATGTAACGATGCTATAGAACTTAATGAATATTTTAAAGATGAAGAAATTTCACGCATCTATTTAAATTTTTCAGATCCATGGCCTAAGAAAAGACATACTAAACGTCGATTGACTTATCATACTTATTTAGCTTTGTATAAACAAGTATTAAAAAAAGACGGAGAACTTCACTTCAAAACTGATAATCGAGGACTATTTGCATATAGTTTAGAAAGTATGTCGCAATTTGGTATGTATTTCACCAAAATTAATTTGAATTTGCATCAAGAAGATGTTGAAACTAACATAGAGACAGAATATGAAAGAAAGTTTTCTGATAAAGGCTCTAGAATTTATCGGATGGAAGCCAAATTCCATTAA